DNA from Armatimonadota bacterium:
TCACCACCGGCGCTCAGCGGGAGCACCGCTACGAGATCCTGGTGGCCCAGGCCCGGGAGAAGGGCCTCAGCCTGGAGCCGCTGCAGTTCTACCTGGACTTCTTCCGCTACGGCTGCCCGCCCCACGGGGGGTTCGGGTTCGGCCTGGCGCGCATGCTGATGATCCTGCTGGGCCAGCCCAGCATCCGGGAGGTCACGTTCATCTACCGCGGGCCCACCAGGCTGTATCCGTAGGGAAAAGGGAAGAGGGAAGAAGGAAGAGGGAAGAAGGAAGAGGGGAAGTGCCTTCAGCCTTCGACCTTCAACGTCCAACCTTCAACGTAGTTCCCCCCGGGGCGGGGCTTGCGCCCGGGGGGCGCCGGGGGTACGATACGGGTGGACGCGGGGTCCTGCCGTGCGCGTGTGGGTCACACGTTCCGACCCAACACTCATGACACCGGGAGCCCGCCTCTGACCGTGGACGACAGGCCTCCCGCCCCGGTGGGCGGCTTGGGGACGTCGGAAGCGGCCAGGAGGGCACCCACCTGTTGAGAGACAGGATCGGGAACGGCGACCCGACGGCACGGCGGGAGGATGGGGCGAGGGGGACGCGGCGGTGGCCACGTCCCCCTCGCGGTCTTCCAGGATGAGGCCTTACTTCTCGCTGCCGAGGATGGCCTCCTTGGCCACCTTGCTGATGCGGAAGCGGACGACCCTCTTGGCGGGGATGCGGATCGGTTCGCCGGTCTGCGGATTGCGCCCCATGCGCGCCTTCCGGTTCACCACCACCAGCTTCCCCAGTCCGGGGAGGGTGAACGAGTTCTTCGCCTCGCGGTAGGCCAGCTGGGCCAGCTCGTCCAGAAACGCCATGGCGGTCTTGCGGGGGACGTCCAGCTTGTCGGCCAGATACTCGGCGATCTTGGCCTTGGTCATCGACTTGGGCATGCGCACCCCTCCTGACTCAGTGTCGGTCACCCGCGTCCAGTCCGGATGCGGGATTTCCGCACCCCGCCTGATTTTCCTGCCCCCGGCCCCGGCCCCGGGCGCGGCCGGGCGGGGTGTGCTACGATCACTGGCGGGGTGAGGCCGGTGGAGCTGTTCCGGCAGGACGAGCGGGACCGGGTACCGGCGGACGCGCCCCTGGCCGCCCGGATGCGTCCCCGCACCCTGGACGAGTTCGTGGGGCAGGAGCACCTGGTGGGCCCGGGCCGGGTCCTGCGGGAGGCCATCGAGCGGGACGCACTCACCTCCCTGATCCTGTACGGCCCCCCCGGCACCGGCAAGACCTCCCTGGCCCACATCATCGCCCGGGCCACCCGCTCGGAGGTCGAGCAGGTCAACGCCGTCACCGCCGGCGTGGCCGATCTCAAGGAGGTCATCGCCCGCGCCCGCGACCGCCGGGCGCTGTACGGCCGGCGCACCATCCTGTTCATCGACGAGATTCACCGCTTCAACAAGGCCCAGCAGGACGTGCTGCTTCCCCACGTGGAAGACGGCACCGTCATCCTCATCGGGGCCACCACCGAGAACCCCTTCTACGAGGTCACCCCGACCCT
Protein-coding regions in this window:
- a CDS encoding HU family DNA-binding protein, whose amino-acid sequence is MPKSMTKAKIAEYLADKLDVPRKTAMAFLDELAQLAYREAKNSFTLPGLGKLVVVNRKARMGRNPQTGEPIRIPAKRVVRFRISKVAKEAILGSEK